One window of Futiania mangrovi genomic DNA carries:
- the gshB gene encoding glutathione synthase, whose product MSQDQSRAAGRAGLRVAIQMDPIEGIDIRGDSTFRLALEAQERSHTLWYYLPDALSYRAGRVIAQARRIEVRREIGNHVSFGEDALLDLGRDTDVVLMRQDPPFDMAYITATHLLEQVHGETLVVNDPAEVRNAPEKLFVTRFPDLMPPTLISRDPMTIRSFREEHGDIIVKPLYGNGGAGVFHLPESDANLNALLELFMGMSREPVIVQRFLPEVRKGDKRIVLVDGVAAGAINRVPAAGDARSNMHVGGRAEPVEMSARDREICARIGPELKTRGLVFVGIDVIGDWLTEINVTSPTGIQEIERFDGTNIAALIWDAVEGRVAAKSAA is encoded by the coding sequence ATGAGCCAGGACCAATCGCGCGCAGCCGGTAGGGCCGGACTGCGCGTCGCCATCCAGATGGACCCGATCGAGGGGATCGACATCCGCGGCGATTCCACCTTTCGCCTCGCGCTGGAGGCGCAGGAGCGCAGTCATACCCTCTGGTACTACCTGCCGGATGCGCTGAGCTACCGGGCCGGCCGCGTCATCGCGCAAGCCCGCCGGATCGAGGTCCGCCGCGAGATCGGCAACCATGTGAGCTTCGGGGAGGACGCGCTGCTCGACCTCGGCCGCGACACCGATGTCGTGCTGATGCGCCAGGATCCGCCCTTCGACATGGCCTACATCACGGCGACCCACCTGCTGGAGCAGGTCCATGGCGAAACGCTGGTGGTCAACGACCCGGCCGAAGTGCGCAACGCCCCGGAGAAGCTGTTCGTGACGCGCTTCCCGGACCTGATGCCGCCGACGCTCATCTCACGCGATCCCATGACCATAAGGTCGTTCCGCGAGGAGCATGGCGACATCATCGTGAAGCCGCTTTACGGCAATGGCGGCGCGGGTGTCTTCCACCTGCCGGAATCCGATGCGAACCTGAACGCGCTGCTGGAGCTGTTCATGGGCATGAGCCGCGAGCCCGTGATCGTGCAGCGCTTCCTGCCGGAGGTGCGCAAGGGCGACAAGCGCATCGTGCTCGTCGACGGCGTGGCGGCGGGCGCGATCAACCGCGTGCCCGCGGCAGGCGACGCACGCTCCAACATGCACGTCGGCGGCAGGGCCGAGCCCGTGGAGATGAGCGCCCGCGACCGGGAGATCTGCGCCCGCATCGGGCCGGAACTGAAGACGCGCGGCCTTGTCTTCGTCGGCATCGACGTGATCGGCGACTGGCTGACCGAGATCAACGTGACGTCGCCCACCGGCATCCAGGAGATCGAGCGGTTCGACGGCACCAATATCGCGGCCCTGATCTGGGATGCAGTGGAAGGCCGGGTGGCGGCGAAGTCGGCGGCGTGA
- a CDS encoding alpha/beta hydrolase, with protein MSWQAPLLRAYLRWTIKRGLKPDRGVGWVRAKMDRDVRILPPPPPEVRILPARIGGVPGEWVETGPALETPAILYLHGGGYVCGSPRTHRPLTWRLAKAAGARLFAADYRLAPEHPCPAAVEDVVAAWKGLLEAGLPPQGVAIAGDSAGGGLALAAMQAIRDAGLPGPACAVLFSPWTDLTGSGESMRKNAAADPMLSPHFAAEAARLYVPRGRLDAAPCSPLFGAMEGLPPVLVQAGTTEILLDDSRRLADRLREAGVDVTLDLWPNMPHAWPYFRHVLPEARTALAEAGRFIRRHTAR; from the coding sequence GTGAGCTGGCAGGCACCCCTTCTGCGCGCCTATCTGCGCTGGACCATCAAGCGCGGACTGAAACCCGACCGTGGCGTCGGCTGGGTCCGGGCCAAGATGGACCGCGACGTCCGTATCCTGCCGCCGCCGCCACCGGAGGTGCGCATCCTGCCCGCCCGGATCGGCGGCGTGCCCGGCGAGTGGGTCGAGACGGGTCCGGCGCTCGAGACGCCGGCCATCCTTTACCTGCATGGCGGCGGCTATGTCTGCGGCTCGCCACGCACACACCGGCCGCTCACATGGCGGCTGGCGAAGGCCGCGGGCGCGCGGCTGTTTGCCGCCGACTACCGGCTTGCGCCGGAGCATCCCTGCCCCGCCGCGGTCGAGGACGTGGTGGCCGCATGGAAAGGCCTGCTGGAGGCGGGACTGCCGCCGCAGGGCGTAGCCATTGCCGGCGACAGTGCGGGCGGCGGCCTTGCGCTTGCGGCGATGCAGGCGATCCGGGACGCCGGGCTTCCCGGACCGGCATGCGCCGTCCTCTTCTCGCCCTGGACCGATCTCACCGGCAGCGGCGAGAGCATGCGGAAGAACGCCGCCGCCGACCCGATGCTGAGCCCGCATTTCGCGGCAGAGGCCGCCCGCCTCTACGTACCGCGCGGCCGTCTCGACGCCGCCCCCTGTTCGCCCTTGTTCGGCGCGATGGAGGGTCTGCCGCCCGTCCTCGTACAGGCCGGGACGACGGAGATCCTGCTGGACGATTCCCGCAGGCTGGCGGACCGGCTGCGCGAGGCGGGCGTCGACGTGACCCTCGACCTGTGGCCGAACATGCCGCATGCCTGGCCCTACTTCCGGCACGTCCTGCCGGAGGCGCGGACCGCACTCGCCGAGGCTGGCCGCTTCATCCGCCGCCATACTGCGCGGTAG